Proteins from a genomic interval of Clostridium sp. 'deep sea':
- the hslV gene encoding ATP-dependent protease subunit HslV: MYRGTTIVAVKKDKEIAIAGDGQVTFGEKTVIKHTARKVRRIYDDRVIVGFAGAVADAFALEERFEATLNKFSGNLIRASVELAKEWRTDRALRQLEALLLVADKDCLLLISGNGDVIEPEDGVMAIGSGGNYALSAARALYRHTELNAAEIAKAALKIAAEICVYTNDSIICETVGGKCNE, encoded by the coding sequence ATGTACAGAGGCACTACAATTGTTGCAGTAAAAAAAGACAAAGAAATTGCAATCGCAGGTGATGGACAAGTAACTTTTGGCGAAAAAACTGTTATTAAACATACAGCCAGAAAGGTTCGACGTATTTACGATGATAGAGTAATAGTTGGTTTTGCTGGTGCTGTAGCTGATGCCTTCGCCTTAGAAGAGAGATTTGAGGCAACTCTTAATAAGTTTTCAGGTAACTTAATAAGGGCTTCAGTTGAACTAGCAAAGGAATGGAGAACTGACCGTGCTTTAAGGCAGCTAGAGGCTTTACTTTTGGTGGCAGATAAAGACTGTTTACTATTAATCTCAGGAAATGGAGATGTTATAGAGCCAGAGGATGGAGTTATGGCAATAGGATCAGGAGGTAACTATGCTTTATCAGCAGCTAGAGCTTTATATAGACATACAGAGTTAAATGCAGCAGAGATTGCAAAAGCAGCATTAAAAATTGCAGCTGAAATTTGTGTTTATACAAATGATAGTATTATTTGTGAAACTGTAGGAGGTAAATGTAATGAATAA
- the trmFO gene encoding methylenetetrahydrofolate--tRNA-(uracil(54)-C(5))-methyltransferase (FADH(2)-oxidizing) TrmFO — protein sequence MNKLVHVIGAGLAGSEAAWQLASRGIAVNLYEMRPQKNTPAHKTADFAELVCSNSLRAKGLSNAVGLLKEELRLQNSLIMEAADKFSLPAGGALAVDRKGFAKYITNKIKEHDLITVINQEIKHINTDELCIVAAGPLCSDDLAEDISKLIKEEHLHFFDAAAPIVNKESINFNVAFWGSRYDKGGKDYINCPMNKDQYEEFYKELINAEVQPLHEFEDKSYFEGCMPVEVMASRGEQTLLFGPLKPVGLTDLNGEQPHAVVQLRQDNIEGTLYNMVGFQTRLKWPEQKRVFRKIPGLESAEFERLGVMHRNTFVNSPKTLLPTGQLKHYKNVLIAGQLSGVEGYVESTASGLICGINAAKIAMGNEPIIWPAETAHGSLMNYITTAPTKGFQPMNITFGIIPPLGRKVRKRRERKEAVSSRALEILKEFLE from the coding sequence ATGAATAAGCTTGTACATGTTATAGGAGCTGGCTTAGCGGGTTCTGAGGCAGCTTGGCAGTTAGCTAGTAGAGGAATAGCAGTTAACCTATATGAGATGCGTCCTCAAAAAAACACCCCTGCTCATAAAACAGCTGACTTTGCAGAGTTGGTATGTAGTAATTCTTTAAGGGCTAAAGGTTTATCAAATGCTGTTGGTCTACTAAAAGAAGAGCTTAGATTACAAAACTCACTCATAATGGAAGCAGCAGATAAGTTCAGTTTGCCTGCTGGAGGAGCATTAGCTGTCGATAGAAAGGGTTTCGCGAAGTATATTACCAATAAAATTAAAGAACATGATTTAATAACTGTCATTAATCAAGAAATTAAACATATAAATACAGATGAACTTTGTATTGTTGCGGCTGGACCGTTATGTTCTGATGACCTCGCAGAAGATATATCAAAACTTATTAAGGAAGAACATTTACACTTTTTTGATGCCGCAGCACCCATAGTCAATAAAGAGTCTATTAATTTTAATGTAGCTTTTTGGGGTTCTCGATATGACAAGGGGGGTAAGGACTATATAAATTGCCCAATGAATAAAGATCAGTATGAAGAATTTTATAAGGAACTCATTAATGCTGAGGTGCAACCCTTACACGAGTTTGAGGATAAAAGCTATTTTGAAGGGTGTATGCCAGTGGAAGTAATGGCAAGCAGAGGTGAGCAAACACTTTTATTTGGTCCGCTAAAACCAGTTGGATTAACTGATTTGAATGGTGAACAGCCACATGCTGTTGTACAGCTAAGGCAAGATAATATTGAAGGTACATTGTATAATATGGTTGGCTTTCAAACTCGTTTGAAATGGCCAGAGCAAAAAAGAGTTTTTAGAAAAATACCTGGTTTAGAAAGTGCGGAATTTGAACGTTTAGGAGTTATGCATCGCAACACCTTTGTTAACTCCCCCAAAACACTTTTACCAACAGGTCAATTAAAGCATTATAAGAATGTATTAATAGCTGGTCAACTGTCTGGTGTTGAGGGATATGTTGAATCTACAGCAAGTGGTTTGATTTGTGGTATTAATGCAGCCAAAATAGCAATGGGTAATGAACCAATTATTTGGCCAGCAGAAACAGCTCACGGATCACTTATGAACTATATTACGACTGCCCCCACTAAGGGCTTTCAACCAATGAATATTACATTTGGCATAATACCTCCTTTAGGAAGAAAAGTTCGTAAGCGTAGAGAACGTAAAGAAGCTGTAAGCTCTAGAGCCTTAGAAATACTAAAAGAATTTTTAGAATAA